TATGAAGCGAATGCTGTGGCGTATATTCAGGAATTAGACAATTTAGATCAAGAATTTCAGCAAACTTTGCAGAAAACTCCTAACTGCACTTTTATCACCTTTCATGATGCTTTTCCATATTTAGCTCAACGCTATAATCTCAAACAAGTTGCTGTGGTGCAAATTCCTGAAGAGCAACTTTCCCCAGCAGATGTGCAAAAAGCTGTCAAGGCTGTGAAAAATTATAACGCTAAAGCTCTATTCAGCGAACCAGGAGTAGATAATAAATTATTAACCAGTCTTTCCCAAGATTTGAATGTAACTGTGCGTAATTTGGATTCTTTAGAAACGACTAGCGGCGATACCAATCCGCAGTATTACTTCCAGGTAATGAAAAATAACTTACAAACTTTGGAGGCTGGGTGTAAATAATTGAATGACCAAGACAACGATACCTGATGATCGTTTGTCTTGATGTGATGATCAATTAATAATTACCCATAATCCAGGACTAATGACATCTCCCATTTTAAAAGTCGAAGGATTAAATGTATATCAAGGCAGTTATTTGGCTGTGCGAGATGTTTCCTTTGAATTGCTACCAGGAACAGATACAGCTATTGTTGGTCCCAATGGTGCGGGTAAAAGCACTTTGGTGAAAGCGATTTTAAATTTAATTCCTCACAGTGCTGGTAAGATTGAAATTTTTGGTCGCCCAATTACGAAGTTGGGAAATTTGCGTCATCGTTTGGGTTATATGCCGCAAAATTTCATTTTTGACCGCAGTTTTCCGATTTCTGTAGGCGAATTAGTCGGACTGGGATGGGCGAATGAAAGCAGAAGACAGAATTTATTTTTTACTAAGCTGTGGAAGAAAGATAGGCAAAAATCAGCAGCAATAGCAGAGGCTTTGCGGCGAACTGATGCTTATCATCTCAAGCATCAAG
The window above is part of the Nodularia spumigena CCY9414 genome. Proteins encoded here:
- a CDS encoding metal ABC transporter ATP-binding protein; amino-acid sequence: MTSPILKVEGLNVYQGSYLAVRDVSFELLPGTDTAIVGPNGAGKSTLVKAILNLIPHSAGKIEIFGRPITKLGNLRHRLGYMPQNFIFDRSFPISVGELVGLGWANESRRQNLFFTKLWKKDRQKSAAIAEALRRTDAYHLKHQAIGTLSGGQLKRVLLAYCLVVPRKLLVLDEAFAGVDVQGITDFYALLNELKQEEGWTVLQVSHDIDMVSRHCDRVLCLNQTVVCTGQPEIALSPQNLLATYGPGFSPYQHQH